The following are encoded together in the Pyramidobacter piscolens W5455 genome:
- the grdD gene encoding glycine/sarcosine/betaine reductase complex component C subunit alpha gives MSDVRKLIGEALSEIIDSAAHGGPRVRVGLQANGSEHGSEEIANAARLAQRQNPNIQVVMIGPKKVEGFDDLEWIETNDCEIDLEKGMDDAMDSGKVAGIVAMHHPFPMGVTTIGRVFTPACGRDMIVASTTGTSAINRVEAMIRNTVYGIAVAKSIGKTNPTVGILNVEGAQVVFKALRKLKENGYDITFGESKRADGGSVLRGNDILQGVVDVCVCDTLTGNVLMKMFSSFSTGGSYEALGWGYGPSAGEGWKHVVNIISRASGAPVIANAVAYCGAAAAGKLPELVAREVEAAKGCGLEEIIASFMPKPAAAEEEIKAPAAEPTDEEIHGVDVLAIEDAVRELWKHGIYAESSMGCTGPVVKLNKTKEEEARKILAAASYI, from the coding sequence ATGTCTGACGTTCGCAAGCTCATCGGTGAAGCTCTTTCCGAGATCATCGATTCCGCCGCTCACGGCGGCCCCCGCGTCCGCGTCGGCCTGCAGGCGAATGGCAGCGAGCACGGCTCCGAAGAAATCGCCAACGCCGCACGCCTCGCCCAGCGCCAGAATCCCAACATCCAGGTCGTGATGATCGGCCCTAAAAAAGTCGAAGGTTTCGACGACCTCGAATGGATCGAAACCAACGACTGCGAGATCGACTTGGAAAAAGGCATGGACGACGCCATGGACAGCGGCAAGGTTGCCGGCATCGTCGCCATGCACCATCCGTTCCCCATGGGCGTGACCACGATCGGCCGCGTTTTCACGCCCGCGTGCGGCCGCGACATGATCGTTGCCTCCACCACCGGCACCAGCGCCATCAACCGCGTCGAAGCCATGATCCGCAACACCGTGTACGGCATCGCCGTCGCCAAGTCTATCGGCAAGACGAACCCCACCGTGGGGATTCTCAACGTCGAAGGCGCCCAGGTCGTCTTCAAGGCGCTGCGCAAGCTCAAGGAAAACGGCTACGACATCACCTTCGGCGAGAGTAAACGCGCCGACGGCGGTTCCGTCCTGCGCGGCAACGACATCCTTCAGGGCGTCGTCGACGTGTGCGTCTGCGATACGCTCACCGGCAACGTGCTGATGAAGATGTTTTCCTCGTTCAGCACCGGCGGTTCGTACGAGGCGCTGGGCTGGGGCTACGGCCCTTCCGCCGGCGAAGGATGGAAACACGTCGTCAACATCATCTCGCGCGCTTCGGGCGCGCCCGTGATCGCCAACGCCGTCGCCTACTGCGGCGCCGCGGCGGCGGGCAAACTTCCCGAACTCGTCGCCAGGGAAGTCGAAGCGGCCAAAGGCTGCGGCCTCGAGGAAATCATCGCCAGCTTCATGCCAAAACCGGCCGCGGCCGAGGAAGAAATCAAGGCCCCGGCGGCCGAGCCGACCGACGAAGAAATCCACGGCGTCGACGTGCTCGCGATCGAAGACGCCGTGCGCGAGCTGTGGAAGCACGGCATTTACGCCGAAAGCTCGATGGGCTGCACCGGCCCCGTCGTCAAGCTCAACAAAACGAAAGAAGAAGAAGCCCGCAAGATCCTCGCCGCGGCCAGCTACATTTAG